One part of the Janthinobacterium sp. 17J80-10 genome encodes these proteins:
- a CDS encoding RNA methyltransferase, with product MEIDLIRQRLRALGARPEHEQRVLRDWLQARPYDQGRRRPKDYLPLTLREALPEIDTQLRGMVRLLSCHETAEGSARLLVSLADGQTIESVLLPRDGLCVSSQVGCAVGCQFCMTGRSGLIRQLTSGEIVAQVALARQQRVVKKIVFMGMGEPAHNLDNVLEAIQLLGTEGNLGHKNLVFSTVGDARVFERLPQGKVKPALALSLHTTKPALREQLLPRAPRLTPQELVDLAEAYGRATAYPVQYQWTLLEGINDGEDEIDGIVALLKGKHAVLNMIPYNTIPDLHFKRPSWERARAMVRVLHQRGVLAKLRDSAAQEVDGGCGQLRARAIAAQTPTIKIHAL from the coding sequence ATGGAAATCGACCTCATTCGCCAGCGCCTGCGTGCCCTGGGCGCCCGACCGGAACACGAGCAGCGCGTGCTGCGCGACTGGCTGCAGGCACGCCCCTATGACCAGGGGCGGCGGCGTCCGAAGGATTATCTGCCGCTGACGCTGCGCGAGGCGCTGCCGGAAATCGATACGCAATTGCGCGGCATGGTGCGCCTCCTGTCTTGCCACGAGACGGCGGAGGGTTCGGCGCGCCTGCTGGTGAGCCTTGCGGATGGCCAGACGATTGAGAGCGTGCTGTTGCCGCGCGACGGGCTCTGTGTTTCCAGCCAGGTTGGCTGCGCCGTCGGCTGCCAGTTTTGCATGACCGGGCGCAGCGGCCTGATCCGCCAGCTCACCAGCGGCGAGATCGTCGCCCAGGTGGCCCTGGCGCGCCAGCAGCGCGTGGTCAAGAAAATCGTGTTCATGGGCATGGGTGAACCCGCGCACAACCTCGACAACGTGCTGGAAGCCATCCAGTTGCTGGGCACGGAAGGCAACCTCGGTCACAAGAACCTGGTGTTCTCGACGGTCGGCGATGCCCGCGTATTCGAGCGCCTGCCGCAAGGCAAGGTCAAGCCGGCACTGGCCCTGTCGCTGCATACCACCAAGCCGGCGTTGCGTGAGCAATTGCTGCCGCGGGCGCCGCGTCTGACGCCTCAGGAACTGGTGGACCTGGCGGAAGCCTATGGCCGCGCCACGGCCTATCCCGTGCAATATCAGTGGACCCTGCTGGAAGGCATCAACGATGGCGAGGATGAAATCGACGGGATCGTGGCTCTGCTCAAAGGCAAGCATGCGGTGCTGAACATGATTCCCTATAACACCATCCCGGATCTACACTTCAAGCGGCCCTCATGGGAACGCGCGCGTGCCATGGTGCGCGTGCTGCACCAGCGCGGCGTGCTGGCCAAGCTGCGCGATTCGGCGGCGCAAGAGGTCGATGGCGGCTGTGGCCAGTTGCGGGCCAGGGCGATTGCTGCGCAGACGCCGACCATCAAGATTCATGCCCTGTGA
- a CDS encoding DEAD/DEAH box helicase: MSATFASFGLIDALLGAVDTLGYKTPTPVQVQAIPVILAGRDLMAAAQTGTGKTAGFALPLLQRLTMEGPQVASNCVRVLVLVPTRELAEQVYQSFCEYGAHVPLRMAVAYGGVSINPQMMKLRKGLDVLVATPGRLLDLYRQNAVKFTQLQTLVLDEADRMLDLGFSRELNAVFEALPKRRQTLLFSATFSDAIRTMAATLLVDPVSVEVSPRNAAAKTVKQWLVPVDKKRKPELFLHLLKKKRWGQVLVFVKTRKGVEQLVDTLAAKGVSADSIHGDKPQPARLRALERFKAAEVQVLVATDVAARGLDIDDLPQVVNFDLPIVAEDYVHRIGRTGRAGATGEAVSLVCADEVQLLSAIETLIRQTLVRIDVPEFEPDHRVPMTDGRGQVLKKPKKPKKPKFGPGRPAK; this comes from the coding sequence ATGTCTGCAACCTTCGCCTCCTTTGGCCTGATCGACGCGCTGCTGGGCGCTGTCGATACGCTCGGCTACAAAACCCCCACGCCGGTGCAGGTGCAAGCCATTCCCGTGATCCTGGCCGGGCGTGACTTGATGGCGGCGGCGCAGACCGGCACCGGCAAGACCGCCGGCTTTGCCTTGCCGCTGCTGCAGCGCCTGACCATGGAAGGCCCGCAAGTGGCCAGCAATTGCGTGCGCGTGCTGGTGCTGGTGCCGACACGCGAACTGGCGGAACAGGTCTACCAGAGTTTTTGTGAATACGGCGCGCATGTGCCCTTGCGCATGGCGGTGGCCTATGGCGGCGTGAGCATCAATCCGCAGATGATGAAACTGCGCAAAGGGCTGGACGTCCTGGTGGCCACGCCCGGGCGCCTGCTCGACCTGTACCGCCAGAACGCCGTCAAGTTCACGCAATTGCAGACGCTGGTGCTGGACGAGGCTGACCGCATGCTCGACCTGGGTTTTTCGCGCGAGCTCAACGCCGTGTTCGAGGCCTTGCCGAAGCGCCGCCAGACCCTGCTTTTTTCGGCGACCTTTTCGGATGCCATCCGCACCATGGCGGCGACGCTGCTGGTGGACCCGGTCAGCGTGGAGGTCAGTCCGCGCAACGCGGCGGCGAAAACCGTCAAGCAATGGCTGGTGCCGGTCGATAAGAAGCGCAAGCCCGAGCTCTTCCTGCACTTGCTGAAGAAAAAGCGCTGGGGCCAGGTGCTGGTCTTCGTCAAGACCCGCAAGGGGGTCGAGCAACTGGTCGATACCCTTGCAGCAAAAGGCGTGAGCGCCGATTCGATCCACGGCGACAAGCCGCAGCCGGCACGCCTGCGCGCCCTGGAACGCTTCAAGGCAGCCGAGGTGCAAGTCCTGGTGGCAACCGATGTGGCCGCGCGCGGGCTTGATATCGACGATTTGCCGCAAGTGGTCAATTTCGACTTGCCCATCGTCGCCGAGGATTACGTGCACCGTATCGGCCGCACCGGCCGCGCCGGCGCCACCGGCGAGGCGGTGTCGTTAGTCTGCGCCGATGAAGTGCAATTGTTGTCGGCAATCGAAACCCTGATCCGCCAGACCCTGGTGCGCATCGACGTGCCGGAGTTCGAGCCGGACCACCGGGTTCCCATGACGGATGGGCGCGGGCAGGTGCTGAAAAAGCCGAAGAAGCCGAAGAAGCCCAAGTTCGGCCCGGGACGCCCGGCGAAGTAA
- the dinB gene encoding DNA polymerase IV, with amino-acid sequence MHLPPDVRRIAHLDMDAFYASVELLRYPELRGMPVVIGGRSVDRPEVQPDGTRRFARLRDYAGRGVVTTSTYEARALGVFSAMGMMKAAQLAPEAIILPVDFDAYRHYSRLFKKAVAQIAPHIEDRGIDEIYIDLGDIAEDTRALALRIKQAVREATGLSCSIGVAPNKLLAKICSDLEKPDGVTILSHADIPGRIWPLPVRKINGIGPKAGEKLQALGIGTIAELARAEPDLLQAHFGLSYAQWLCKVAQGSDDRPVVTRSEPKSISRETTFERDLHARQDRDTLSRIFTELCVRVAEDLRRKNYVGRTIGIKLRYADFRTVTRDVTLPEPTADAAGIRRAAGECLRRVPLEQRLRLFGVRVGALSRPEAVKANAGIVQTAFAFGE; translated from the coding sequence ATGCATCTGCCGCCTGACGTTCGCCGCATTGCCCATCTCGACATGGATGCCTTTTACGCATCGGTCGAACTCTTGCGCTATCCGGAATTGCGCGGCATGCCGGTCGTCATCGGCGGACGTTCGGTGGACCGGCCCGAAGTGCAGCCGGACGGTACCCGCCGCTTTGCCCGGCTGCGCGACTATGCCGGGCGCGGGGTCGTGACGACCTCGACTTACGAGGCGCGTGCGCTGGGCGTGTTTTCCGCGATGGGGATGATGAAGGCGGCGCAACTGGCGCCAGAGGCCATTATTTTGCCGGTCGATTTCGACGCCTATCGCCATTATTCACGGCTCTTCAAGAAGGCGGTGGCGCAGATTGCGCCGCATATCGAAGATCGCGGCATCGATGAAATCTACATCGACTTGGGCGATATTGCCGAAGACACGCGCGCGCTGGCCTTGCGCATCAAGCAGGCCGTGCGCGAGGCCACAGGCCTGTCTTGTTCGATCGGCGTGGCGCCCAACAAATTGCTGGCCAAGATATGCTCCGACCTCGAAAAACCGGACGGCGTGACCATTCTTTCCCATGCCGATATCCCGGGCCGCATCTGGCCGCTGCCGGTGCGCAAGATCAATGGCATCGGCCCCAAGGCCGGAGAAAAACTTCAGGCGCTCGGCATTGGCACGATCGCCGAACTGGCCCGGGCCGAGCCGGATCTGCTGCAGGCGCATTTTGGCCTCAGCTATGCGCAGTGGCTATGCAAGGTCGCGCAGGGAAGTGACGACAGGCCCGTTGTCACCCGGTCGGAACCGAAATCGATCAGCCGCGAAACCACGTTTGAGCGGGACTTGCATGCCCGTCAGGACCGCGACACCCTCTCGCGCATCTTCACGGAATTGTGCGTGCGGGTAGCCGAGGATTTGCGCCGCAAGAACTACGTCGGCCGCACCATCGGCATCAAGTTGCGCTATGCGGATTTCCGCACCGTGACCCGCGATGTCACCTTGCCCGAGCCGACTGCCGATGCGGCAGGCATTCGCCGCGCGGCCGGCGAGTGCCTGCGCCGGGTGCCGCTGGAGCAGCGCCTGCGGCTTTTTGGCGTGCGGGTGGGGGCGCTTTCCCGGCCGGAGGCAGTCAAGGCAAACGCCGGTATTGTTCAGACGGCGTTTGCTTTCGGCGAGTGA
- the trmB gene encoding tRNA (guanosine(46)-N7)-methyltransferase TrmB has protein sequence MSDLPENADGKPLFYDPTERRIRSFVTRAGRLSTGQARALEEFGPQFCLPYKKALLDVEMVFGRTAPTILEIGFGMGDTTATIAAGMPEKNFIGVEVHTPGVGSLLKLIGEQGLQNLRIVQHDAVEVVTNMIAPAALAGVHVFFPDPWHKARHNKRRLIQPPFVDLLASRIAPGGYLHCATDWQEYAEQMLDVLSAEPSLQNTAGNYAERPAYRPNTKFEKRGIKLGHGVWDLVFVKR, from the coding sequence ATGTCCGACCTTCCAGAAAACGCCGACGGCAAACCGCTGTTCTATGATCCGACCGAGCGCCGCATCCGCAGCTTTGTCACCCGCGCCGGGCGGCTGTCGACCGGCCAGGCGCGCGCGTTGGAAGAATTCGGCCCGCAATTCTGCCTGCCCTACAAGAAAGCCTTGCTGGATGTGGAGATGGTCTTCGGCCGCACCGCCCCCACCATCCTGGAAATCGGTTTCGGCATGGGCGACACCACGGCAACGATTGCCGCCGGCATGCCGGAGAAAAATTTCATCGGTGTCGAAGTGCATACCCCAGGCGTGGGCAGCCTGCTGAAACTGATTGGCGAACAAGGCTTGCAGAACCTGCGCATCGTCCAGCATGATGCAGTCGAGGTGGTTACCAACATGATTGCACCGGCAGCGCTGGCCGGCGTGCATGTATTTTTCCCCGACCCCTGGCACAAGGCGCGCCACAACAAGCGCCGCCTGATCCAGCCGCCCTTCGTGGATCTGCTCGCGTCCCGCATCGCCCCCGGCGGCTACCTGCACTGCGCCACTGACTGGCAGGAATATGCCGAGCAAATGCTGGACGTGCTGTCGGCCGAACCGAGCTTGCAAAATACGGCCGGGAATTACGCCGAACGTCCCGCCTACCGGCCCAATACCAAGTTCGAGAAGCGCGGCATCAAGCTCGGCCACGGCGTCTGGGACCTGGTGTTCGTCAAACGCTAG
- a CDS encoding alpha/beta hydrolase: protein MNIVFIHGHRATAQSFNFLSSKLSRHKHIYLEYNSDNGFYANHQDMLRKIDGIDDIFLVAHSLGGIHALHLAEELQSRILGAVTISTPYGGSEAAEVLAYMMPFNKVFQDIRPKGAPIVNSLQFEPPCAWTNIVSVKGHSPFMATANDGVVTLASMRQRDDMRLVEIESNHYEVLLNEDTVATIRKAIREIENDPVRPGAALPRNLARLDMNQAAS from the coding sequence ATGAATATCGTATTCATCCATGGGCATCGGGCCACGGCGCAAAGCTTCAATTTCCTATCGAGCAAGTTGTCCCGCCACAAGCATATTTATCTGGAGTACAACAGCGACAATGGCTTTTATGCCAATCACCAGGACATGCTCCGGAAAATCGACGGCATCGATGACATATTCCTGGTAGCACATTCGCTCGGCGGCATCCACGCGCTGCACCTGGCAGAAGAACTGCAGTCACGTATCCTTGGCGCAGTCACGATCAGTACCCCCTATGGCGGGAGTGAAGCTGCGGAAGTGCTGGCCTATATGATGCCGTTCAACAAAGTATTCCAGGATATCCGCCCAAAAGGCGCGCCAATCGTCAATAGCCTGCAATTCGAGCCGCCGTGCGCGTGGACCAATATTGTCAGCGTCAAGGGACATTCACCCTTCATGGCGACCGCCAATGATGGCGTCGTGACTTTGGCATCCATGCGCCAGAGGGATGACATGCGCCTGGTCGAGATCGAATCGAATCACTACGAAGTCCTGTTGAATGAAGACACCGTGGCCACGATCCGCAAAGCCATCCGGGAAATCGAGAACGACCCGGTGCGCCCCGGCGCAGCGCTGCCCCGCAATCTCGCTCGCCTGGACATGAATCAGGCTGCTTCATAG
- a CDS encoding superoxide dismutase family protein yields MSNPYLATAALSAILLAAGCASNSNSSSSDRVSAQAAMQPTQGQNARGNVTFTQQGEQVSVVASFSGLTPGGHGFHIHEKGDCSAPDGTSAGGHFNPSAKQHGHPQQDEHHVGDLPMLEADASGNASLTVTLSGLSLGKGSDSIIGRGLIVHAAPDDFKTQPTGNSGGRIACGVIAAQ; encoded by the coding sequence ATGAGCAATCCCTACCTGGCTACGGCGGCACTGTCTGCAATCTTGCTGGCGGCAGGCTGTGCATCGAACTCGAACTCGAGCTCGAGCGACAGGGTGTCTGCGCAAGCGGCCATGCAGCCTACCCAGGGCCAGAATGCCCGCGGCAATGTCACCTTTACCCAGCAAGGCGAGCAGGTCAGTGTGGTGGCATCGTTCAGCGGCCTGACACCGGGCGGGCATGGCTTCCATATCCATGAAAAAGGCGATTGCAGTGCACCGGACGGCACCAGCGCCGGTGGCCACTTCAATCCGTCTGCCAAGCAGCATGGGCATCCGCAGCAGGATGAACACCATGTGGGCGACTTGCCTATGCTGGAAGCCGACGCCAGCGGCAACGCCAGCCTGACGGTGACCTTGTCCGGCCTGAGTCTGGGCAAGGGCAGCGACAGCATCATTGGCCGTGGCCTGATCGTGCATGCGGCCCCGGATGACTTCAAGACGCAGCCGACCGGTAATTCCGGCGGGCGCATTGCGTGCGGCGTCATTGCGGCGCAGTGA